The Dehalobacter sp. DCM sequence GGATTTGAGCAATCTGCTTGCGGCACAGCAGCATAGAAAAAAAGTAACTAAAGGAATCAAGTCCAATGATATTTCCAGGGTGGATCTTTTAATTCGCTGGGGAGGAAGAAGAAGACTTAGCGGGTTCTTACCTGCCCAAAGCGTCTATGCTGATTTCTACGTCATCGACGACTATTGGCCGGACTTTCAAGAGAAGCATTTTTATGATGCGTTAAATTGGTATGATTCTCAGGACATTACACTTGGAGGTTAAACCAACACATCCAGGTTTTAATCCGTTTTGAAAAATATATATTCGGTAGTCTTGACAGCCATATTTCCTGCTGGTATGATTTAGAGAAATCATACGTGAAAGACGATGACAGGGAATAATAAGCCCCGAAGTGCGTGTGCAGAGAGCCGCTGGTTGGTGTGAAGCGGTCAGGACTAAAGGCTGAACTCCCCCTAGAGTTGCCGGCTGAAACCATTAAGAAGTAGGACCGGACGGAAACTTCCACCGTTAAAAGGAAGGGGATATCGGAAAATTGCCAGGCTCTTTTCCCGCATCCTGTTGAGTGAACGGCTTTGGCCGTTAACATGAGTGGTACCGCGAAAGTAAGCTTCGTCTCATTAATTTGAGACGGAGTTTTTTTATTCACTCACCATGGATGCATTGATTAAGGGAACAGCGATTCAATCATCAAAAAAATATTGGAGGTCGTATTTATGCGTAGATTGTATTTATTTGACACAACATTAAGAGATGGGGAGCAATCCCTTGGAATTACCTTAAACGTCAAGGAAAAACTTGAGATTGCCCAGCAATTGGTCCGGCTTGGCGTTGATGTTCTTGAAGCGGGATTTCCCGCTTCGTCCCCCGGCGATTTCGAATCGGTAAGTACACTGGGAAGAGAACTCAAAGGGGTGACCGTCTGCGGTCTTACCCGCTGCATAAAAAAAGATATTGATATCTGTGCTGAAGCATTGAAAGGGGCGGAAATCGGCCGGATTCATACCGGCATTGCGGTATCACCGATCCACATGGAGAAAAAGCTGAGGTTAAAGCCGGAAGAAGTAATTCAGATGGCTGAGGAGGCTGTCCGCCACGCTAAGAAATATCTGCATGATGTTGAGTTTTACGCCGAAGATGCATTTCGCAGTGAGCGCACCTTTCTTGCCCGGATATTTGAACGGGTAATCAAAGCAGGGGCCACGGTTATCAATATCCCGGATACGGTAGGGTATGCGACGCCATGGGAATTTGGTGAATTGGTAGCGTATATTAAAAATAACGTTGCTAATAGTGACCAGGTTAAAATAAGCGTACACTGTCATAATGACTTGGGAATGGCAACCGCCAACGCGTTAGCCGGTATAATGGCCGGTGCGGATCAGGTAGAAGGAACAATCAATGGTATTGGTGAAAGAGCGGGAAATACCGCTTTGGAGGAAGTCATCATGGCTATTAGCACCCAGAAAGAGCGATATGGCGTCGATATGGCGGTTCATACCCGCGAAATTGCTTCGGCCAGCAGGTTGGTTTCAAGCATAACCGGTGTTCCTGTCCCCAGTCATAAGGCTATCGTTGGAGTGAATGCATTCATGCATGCATCCGGTATTCATCAGGACGGTATTCTGAAAGCGAAACAGACGTATGAAATCATCGACCCCGAAAGCGTAGGCGTGCCGAGAAATCAAATCATTCTTAGCGCGAGATCAGGACGGCATGCATTGAAACACCGACTCGAAGAATTGGGGTATCTGATTGCAGATGATAGGTTAAATGATATTTACAATGACTTTTTGCAGCTGGCCGATAAGAAACAAGAGATTTATGATGAAGACCTGCATGCACTTATGGGAGCATCGAATCCCGAAGGCAGCAAAATAAAAATCATTAAGATATCCGTTGCTACTTCCGGAACACAGTCGGCAACTGCTGCTGTTACTCTAGAAATCGAAGGCGCAGAGGTTACCGATGCGGCAATCGGCAATGGTCCGGTGGATGCGGTGTTTAATGCCATTGATCGCATTTCCGGTAATGAAGCCCGTTTGGAGGATTACAGCATCAAATCAGTTAGCCGGGGCAAGGAAGCTTTGGGAAATGCCACGGTTAAGATTTTCAGTGGCGGCAATTACTATGTCGGCAAGGGCATCAGCACCGATGTCATTGACGCCAGCGCCCATGCTTATGTAGATGCTTTATCTAAAATAAAATAAGGGGGGACAATGGGGACGGGGGACAATGGGGACGTAGACTTTGTCCCCTTGGCATAGAAAAAGGGGACAAAGTCTACGTCCCCATTGTCTCCTAGAATATGTTCCGGCCGGAGAAAATCTCCGTCATTTCGTGTTTGATTCGTTGTTTGATTCTTCGGCGTTTGCTTGAAGAAAGTTCATCTTTCTCCGCACCGAACAGATAGTGATCCAGATCAAATTCCTTTAGAAGCATTTTTGTATTAAAAATATTATCTTGATAAACATTAACGTCGATCATTTGGTATCGGTTCCGGGTTTCCTCTGAAATAAAGTTCTGAATTGAATTGATCTTATGATCAATAAAATATTTTCTACCGGTGATATCCCGTGTGAATCCCCGAACGCGATAGTCGATGATCGCAATATCAGGTTCAAAACTGGTTATCAGATAATTCAGGGCTTTCAATGGTGAAATATGGCCGCAAGTTGAGACATCAATATCTGCTCGAAATGTACTGATCCCTTTGTCAGGATGGTTTTCTGGATAGGTATGGACAGTGATATGACTTTTATCTAAATGTCCTACTAAGGCTTGGGAATCGGGACCTGGAGACTCCGTGTCTGTTATTTCAATACCATGCTGACTAATAATTTGATTTTCGGCAACGAGCATGGTTACGCTGGCACCCTGTGGGTCGTAATCCTGATTAGCGACATTTAAAATATTTGCTTCGATTATTTCAGCCACCGAGGTGAGAATTTTGACAAGGCGATCGGCATTATATTCTTCATCAATATACTCGATGTACCGTTTATGTTGGTCTTGGCTTAAAGCGTAACAGATGTCATAAAAATTAAAGCTCAGTGTTTTAGTGAGGTTGTTAAATCCATACAGTTTTAATTTCTTGTTTATCGGCTTTATTTGCATTAATATCCACCACTTTTTCTTTCAGCTTCGGCAACAACTTTTAGTCTATTATACATTTTTTTGACCATTTTCTATATATAATCGTCATATTTTATAAATTATTTCACCCATCATATTTTATTAGGTACTTAAATAATTCTGTGCTCTGTATTTTGTGTCTTATTTCATGGTTATGCTATTACCATGGTTAACCATAAAAGAATATCTTCTGTATCCTTTGTATCAGCAAGTTTATGGTATATAATTTATAGGAATAATTCGTGATGGTGAGTGAAGTAAATGAGGATTGGTTTTTTTGACTCCGGAGTCGGAGGCATCACGGTTCTTTATGAGGCTTTAAAACAATTGCCGCAAGAGGATTATATTTATTATGCGGATACCGATCATGTTCCATACGGGACGAAAAGCAAGGAAGACGTGCTGCGTTACGCTTTGGAAGCGGTTGAATTTATGGCAGCCGAGGGGATTAAGGCTTTGGTTGTCGCTTGTAATACGGCGACAAGCATTGCGATAAATACACTGCGGCAACGGTATGATTTCCCTATTCTAGGTATGGAACCGGCAGTAAAGCCTGCTGTAGAAAAGTGCTGTTCGAAAAGGATCTTGGTCATGGCAACGCCATTGACACTTAAAGAAGAAAAGTATCAAAACCTTGTTACCCGTCTAGACCACGATCATTTAGTCGACGGCCTGGCATTGCCTGAACTTGTTAC is a genomic window containing:
- a CDS encoding 2-isopropylmalate synthase: MRRLYLFDTTLRDGEQSLGITLNVKEKLEIAQQLVRLGVDVLEAGFPASSPGDFESVSTLGRELKGVTVCGLTRCIKKDIDICAEALKGAEIGRIHTGIAVSPIHMEKKLRLKPEEVIQMAEEAVRHAKKYLHDVEFYAEDAFRSERTFLARIFERVIKAGATVINIPDTVGYATPWEFGELVAYIKNNVANSDQVKISVHCHNDLGMATANALAGIMAGADQVEGTINGIGERAGNTALEEVIMAISTQKERYGVDMAVHTREIASASRLVSSITGVPVPSHKAIVGVNAFMHASGIHQDGILKAKQTYEIIDPESVGVPRNQIILSARSGRHALKHRLEELGYLIADDRLNDIYNDFLQLADKKQEIYDEDLHALMGASNPEGSKIKIIKISVATSGTQSATAAVTLEIEGAEVTDAAIGNGPVDAVFNAIDRISGNEARLEDYSIKSVSRGKEALGNATVKIFSGGNYYVGKGISTDVIDASAHAYVDALSKIK
- the speD gene encoding adenosylmethionine decarboxylase, which produces MQIKPINKKLKLYGFNNLTKTLSFNFYDICYALSQDQHKRYIEYIDEEYNADRLVKILTSVAEIIEANILNVANQDYDPQGASVTMLVAENQIISQHGIEITDTESPGPDSQALVGHLDKSHITVHTYPENHPDKGISTFRADIDVSTCGHISPLKALNYLITSFEPDIAIIDYRVRGFTRDITGRKYFIDHKINSIQNFISEETRNRYQMIDVNVYQDNIFNTKMLLKEFDLDHYLFGAEKDELSSSKRRRIKQRIKHEMTEIFSGRNIF
- the murI gene encoding glutamate racemase — translated: MRIGFFDSGVGGITVLYEALKQLPQEDYIYYADTDHVPYGTKSKEDVLRYALEAVEFMAAEGIKALVVACNTATSIAINTLRQRYDFPILGMEPAVKPAVEKCCSKRILVMATPLTLKEEKYQNLVTRLDHDHLVDGLALPELVTYAEEFQFDPDEIKTYLRSRLNGYDLDQYGTVVLGCTHFPYFKGILKQLFPEGTNIIDGSAGTICYLKTVLGQRNLLSSSGQGNILFYSSGRREPLNSRYTHYLDYLHHSKI